A single Xiphias gladius isolate SHS-SW01 ecotype Sanya breed wild chromosome 18, ASM1685928v1, whole genome shotgun sequence DNA region contains:
- the c18h1orf174 gene encoding UPF0688 protein C1orf174 homolog: MMHKMPGQPDNLKPRKRKSSSEVKSSRKASATRRRCTKSAKTHSAAESSSAVSGYSKAAGPLERHTRISCECLQSAGRRRCSASPELEGQEGKENERRAGLDLGSCRVNGFQDKQEGEEMDYEETDKNIFPDDDSNQILPVEQFFGNLDAVQDFPQGSSATSARVQRENRRRHYYAREDSDEEEAGFISMQRDDSGGT, translated from the exons ATGATGCACAAG ATGCCTGGTCAACCGGACAACTTGAAGCccagaaagaggaagagcagctctgaggtcaaaagctccagaaag GCGTCTGCTACCAGGAGGAGATGTACAAAAAGCGCAAAGACACActcagcagcagagagcagtTCAGCAGTCAGTGGTTACAGCAAAGCAGCCGGCCCTCTGGAGAGACACACTCGCATCAGCTGTGAATGCCTCCAGTCTGCAGGCAGGAGGAGATGCTCAGCGTCACCGGAGCTCGAAGGACAGGAGGGCAAAGAGAACGAGCGGCGGGCGGGGCTGGATCTGGGCAGCTGCAGAGTGAATGGCTTCCAGGACAAACAGGAGGGTGAGGAAATGGATTAtgaagaaacagacaaaaacatcttcCCAGATGACGACAGCAACCAGATTCTTCCTGTAGAGCAGTTCTTTGGAAACTTGGACGCTGTACAG GACTTTCCTCAAGGATCATCAGCGACGTCTGCCCGTGTCCAGAGGGAGAACAGGAGGCGACATTACTATGCACGAGAAGACAGCGACGAAGAGGAGGCGGGCTTCATCAGTATGCAGCGGGACGACAGCGGAGGCACTTAG
- the dffb gene encoding DNA fragmentation factor subunit beta, with amino-acid sequence MFGLFGKSIPVKVRSYSESRKHGVAAKDLKELLKKACKALQVPHSGAHVCLYSDGTKVTEEFFLTLPDHTELVLLSREQTWSGVVCDIGQLLKTDQHADGLIEAAKGLLSGERSPKRRKILTDLLQSLEDRSELESREEDEEWFRGVDARFKTKSGYMKFNCESRIRGYMKEVDDATKTIQKAKVRAEFLKTSKCLAEMLKTARYNGCYFDRTEKEPDRLCTKEGWFTCQGSFDQDVCQSLHSINPYGSRESRIIFSTWNLDHRIEKKRTIIPTLLEVLQNHRTTDVNLTYFYRLLFTRENLKLVHIVCHKKGAHNLLCDTKKIFRKASNTDKGNPKNKGKKRRLM; translated from the exons ATGTTTGGGCTCTTTGGGAAAAGTATACCTGTGAAAGTTAGGAGTTATAGTGAAAGCAGAAAGCATGGAGTTGCAGCAAAAGATCTAAAGGAGCTGCTTAAAAAAGCCTGCAAGGCATTACAG GTGCCACATTCCGGTGCACATGTTTGCTTGTATTCTGATGGGACAAAAGTGACGGAGGAATTCTTCCTGACTCTACCTGACCACACTGAACTTGTTCTTCTTTCCAGAGAGCAGACATGGAGTGGGG TGGTGTGCGACATCGGCCAGTTACTGAAGACAGACCAGCACGCCGATGGCCTCATTGAAGCAGCAAAGGGGCTCCTGTCTGGTGAGCGGTCTCCCAAGAGACGTAAAATCCTGACTGACCTGCTGCAGAGCTTGGAGGACAGATCTGAgctggagagcagagaggaggatgaggagtgGTTCAGAG GTGTCGATGCTCGATTCAAGACGAAGTCTGGCTACATGAAGTTCAACTGCGAAAGCAGGATACGAGGTTACATGAAGGAG GTGGATGATGCCACCAAAACCATTCAGAAAGCTAAAGTCAGGGCAGAGTTCTTGAAAACATCCAAGTGCCTGGCAGAAATGCTGAAGACTGCCAGGTACAACGGCTGTTACTTTGACAGGACTGAGAAGGAGCCAGATCGCCTCTGCACCAAGGAAGGATGGTTCACCTGCCAG GGGTCATTTGACCAGGACGTGTGCCAGTCTCTCCACTCCATCAACCCCTACGGCAGCCGAGAGAGCAGGATCATCTTCAGCACGTGGAATCTGGACCACAG GAtagagaagaagaggacgatCATTCCCACTCTGCTGGAGGTTCTACAAAATCACAGGACCACCGACGTCAACCTGACCTACTTCTACCGCCTGCTGTTCACCAGGGAAAACCTGAAGCTGGTACACATCGTGTGCCACAAGAAAGGAGCTCACAACTTGCTTTGTGACACCAAGAAAATTTTTAGAAAAGCCAGTAACACAGACAAGGGAAATCCGAAGAACAAAGGGAAGAAGAGGCGCTTgatgtga